In Flavobacterium piscisymbiosum, the sequence CAATTGTACAACTGGTCAAAAACGGTTTGGGAATTTCGATTGTCCCATCTAATATTGCCAGAAATAATCAAGATCCGGAAATTGGTTTTATCGAATTAAAAAAAGTTAATTTATATACTGATGTTTCATTGATTACTTCAAAAGAAGACGATTCAGAAATCACGAAATCTGCGGTGGCTTTTTTATTGAATTTTAAAAAGTAATCACAAGAGTTTCGCGCTAAGTTTGGTTTAAAAATAATCTCGCAAAGTCGCAGAGTCGCAAAGTTTTTTCTCATTTTATGTCATTTCATCGAAGGAGAAATCTTCGCGAGAAACTCGACAAAGATTGGCGATTTAGCATGTGTAGAATAGATTAAAATCCATCCCTAAAATATGATCCGTTCCTCCCGAACTCTTTATAAAATTCCGTAGGAATGATTTATTTTGTAGCTAGGGATTTTAATCTCTTGAAACGCAAAGTAACCCCAATCTTGTCATTTTGAGGAATTAGAAATAACAAACAGCAGGATTAACCAGTACTTTAAAATAAACTTTGCGACTCTGTGACTTTGCGAGATTAATTTAAATTGTGGAAATCCGTAAAAAATAAAAACTTAAAGGAATTAAATTGCACACAACAAATACACAAAACACTAAGCAATTAGTACAAAAAAGTTACAATTTATCACAGATAAATCTTCTAAAAAGAACGAACTTTTAAATACCTTAGCAGATTATTACATTACCTAAATAAAATCAATAAAAATGGCAGAGCAATCTTCAATTCAGTGCCCAAATTGCGGAACTACAATCGATGTAAATGATATTCTAAAACATCAATTGGAAGATAGTATTCGTAAAGAATTTCAACAAAAAGCAAATGCTCAAGCCAAAGAGCTGGAACTTAAAAACGAGCAATTCGAAAAAGCAAAAACCGAATTTGAAGCCAAAAAGAAACAGGAAAATGAACTTTTTGCAGAACGTTTAGAACGTGAAAAAAAGGTTGCCGAAAAAGAAATAACCGAAAAAGTAAAAACTAAACTCGACGAAGAAAACAAAGATCGTTTGGTTGCAATGGAAAAAGAACTTTCTGAAAAATCAGAAAAACTTCGTGAATTAAATAAAATGGAAGGCGAAATTGCGAAACTCCAACGTGAAAAACTGGAGATGAAGGACGCCATCGAAGCTCAAGCTCAAAAACAGTTGAATGAGACTTTAGTTTTAGAACGTGACAAAATTCGTAAACAGGAAGAAGAAAAAAACGAGCTTAAAATAAAAGAATACCAAAAACAATCTGACGATCAAAAAAAGCTGATTGAAGAAATGAAACGCAAGCAGGAACAAGGTTCTATGCAATTGCAAGGCGAAGTGATGGAATTGGCGATTGAAGAATGGCTGGCCAATAACTTTCCGCTTGATAGTATTGATGAAATTAAAAAAGGTGCAAACGGAGCTGATTGTCTTCAGATTGTAAATACTCGTGAACTTCAAAATTGTGGTTCTATTTATTACGAAAGCAAGCGTACAAAAGCCTTTCAACCAGCGTGGATTGAGAAATTCAAAAATGATATTAGAACAAAAAGAGCAAATATTGGCGTTTTGGTGACCGAAGTAATGCCTGCCGGAATGGACAGAATGGGAATGCGCGACGGGATCTGGATTTGTACCTATGAAGAATTTAAAGGTTTAAGCGCTGTTTTACGTCAATCGTTAATTCAGATTAGTCAGGCTGTTCAGGCGCAGGAAAACAAAGGCGATAAAATGTCGATGTTGTATGATTTCTTAACCAGTAACGAATTCCGTTTACAGATTGAAGGAATTGTAGAAGGCTTTACGCAAATGCAAGGCGATCTTGATGCCGAAAAAAGAGCGATGCAGCGTATCTGGAAACAACGCGAAAAACAAATTGAAAAAGTGGTTCATAATACATTAGGAATGTACGGTTCTATTCGTGGTATTGCCGGAAATGCGGTTCAGACCGTGAGAGCTTTAGAATTAGATTTTATTGAAGAGGATAAAGAAGATCTTAAAGAATTGGAATAACAATGCGAAATGGCACGCGGATTAAACGGATTCGCTAACGCGAAAACGCAGATTTGCACGGATTTTTTTTTTTGTAATGTTCATTGCAAGGAACGAAGCAAAAACTATGTACAGAATTCACACAAAACTATAGTAAAAAGGCTTCACTAATAATAGTGAAGCCTTTTTATTTTTAACTAAAATCTTCTCACTTAACTTTTTTTTTGAAAGACATATTTATATCCAAAATTAATCTACTTTTCTAAACACCAAAAGTTTTCCAGACGGATTAGAAAGCGTTAATCTATTATCTCCAATAGAATACGTAGTCGTACTTTGCAGCGCTTTTGTAAATTGATCTTCTTTATTTCCCGGCGCACAAGCCATCATCGTAGCCACTACCTTAGAAAATCGGAGTAAATCTTTTTCATAAAAAATACTGCCACTAATCGCATTACAGCCTCCGTAACCCATAAATTTATTTTCTGACGAATTGATTTCAATTCTTGGTAATTCCTTTTGAAAATCGGTTATAAAAACCTTGAATCCGTTTAATTCTTCGAGCACCCAAATATCGTGCAGACGATAATCAGTATTATAATTTCCGCATCCGCTTAATTTTGTATCAGTAAGTTCGCTGTTATTTTTAATTTCAACTGAAACTTTATAAGGAGAAATTGCGCCCGACATCGAATTTTGACATTCTAATTGCTGAATCGTAATTGTCGCAGTTGATGTTTCATTAGTTACTTTATACATTTTTATATTAGCATCCATTGCTTTTATGACTTCGGTTGCAGGGAAAGTAAGTTTTTCTTTTCCGGAAATTAAAGAGGTGAACTCAATATTCTCAGTTCCCATTTTTATACCCCAAAAAGGTTCGTTTCCGGTTCCAGTAAAGTAATATTTCATTTGATCTTCCTGAGTTCCATATTCAGAAGTAGTGCTTTTTGTATCTGAAGTTTTGCCTGTTGTAGATTTACAACCTACTATTAATAAAAGTAATAGCAAAAACGAAAGTGATTTTTTCATAGACTTTATGTTAAGAATATTCTATTTAAATAAAACATATATAAAATTCTTATGAATTTACAACATTTTTTTGAAATGCTTATTTAGAATCTTTTCAAATTTATAAAACTATAACTTCCTGAATTCTTTCAAAACCCGCGCTACGTAAAAGATTACGATAAAATACGTAATAAACAATCCACTTTTAATTATAAAAAATAAAAATATTACGTATTTCAATACGTATAAATACTTATATTTGCGTAGTAATACTTAATTAAAGAAATCATGATAAGAGTAATAGTAGTTGGAAACGGCATGGTTGGTTATAAATTTTGCGAAAAATTCATTGCAAAATCAGGACAGGAAAAGTATCAGATAACCGTTTTTGGTGAAGAACCACGACGTGCCTACGATCGTGTTCACTTAAGTGAATACTTTGGAGGAAAAACTGCAGACGATTTATCACTCTCAACAACCGAATGGTACTTAGAAAATAATATTACTCTAAACACTTCTGAATTAATTACAGATATTAATCGCTCAGAAAAAACAATACACACCCATTTAGAAAAAACTCATACGTACGATTACTTAGTTTTGGCAACAGGATCTTCGGCATTCGTTCCTCCTATTGACGGCGTCGAAAAAGAAGGTGTTTTTGTTTACAGAACTATCGAAGATCTGGATGCAATTATGGCTTACGCCAAAAAAATAAAGCAAAAAGGGGCAACAGAAGCTGCGGTTTTAGGCGGAGGATTATTAGGACTTGAAGCTGCGAAAGCCGTTCGTGATTTAGGCTTAAATCCGCATGTTGTAGAATTTGCTCCCCGTTTGATGCCAAGACAATTAGACAAAGGTGCAAGCGATATGCTGCAATCTAAAATCGAAGAATTAAATATTGGCATTCACCTAAACAAAGCAACACAATATATTGACGGAGAAACATGTATAACGGGAATGATGTTTGCAGAAAACGAATTGTTAAAAGTTGACATGTTGGTTATTTCTGCCGGAATAAAACCTCGTGATGAACTGGCTAGAGTTTCAGGACTTGAAGTGGGTTTACGAGGCGGCGTTGTGGTAAACAATCAAATGCAGACATCAGATCCTTCGATTTTTGCAATTGGCGAAGTAGCACTTTATAACCAAAACATTTACGGACTTGTTGCTCCGGGTTACGAAATGGCCGATGTTGCCGCTGAGCAAATCTTAAATGGTTCTAAAACCATGAGAGAAACCATCGATATGTCGACTCAATTAAAATTAATTGGTGTTGAAGTAGCGAGTTTTGGTGATCCTTTCGTAGAAAATAATGATGTAACTGCCATTATTTATGAAAATAAATTAAGCGGAATTTACAAAAGAATCAACGTGACCAAAGATTCTAAAACCTTATTGGGCGGGATTTTAGTTGGAGATTCCAGCGATTACAATTCTCTTTTTCAAATTTTTAGTAATGCCATGGCACTGCCAAAAAATCCTGAAGATTTAATTTTAGGTTCTCGCGATGGTTCTGAAGGTTCTAGTTTAGGTAGCGTTCTGGATTTACCTGATACTGCAGTAATTTGTTCTTGCGAAAATGTTACCAAAGGTGCTATTTGCTGTTCACTTTTAGACGAAACCTGTTCTAACTTTTCGGATGTTGTCAAACATACCAAAGCAACTTCGGGTTGTGGAGGCTGTAAACCAATGGTTTCTGATTTGGTAAAAGCCATTCAAAAATCACTTGGTAAAGAAGTCAAAGATGTTATTTGTGAACACTTTAGCTACACACGTCAGGAATTATACGATTTGGTTAAAATCAATAAATACGAGAATTTTTATGAAGTAATCGATCATCATGGCAAAGGCGATGGTTGCGAAGTTTGTAAACCTGTCGTAGCTTCTATTTTCTCCAGTATTTATAATGATACTGCCAATAAACACGTAACAACTCAAGATACAAACGACAGATTTCTAGCCAATATTCAACGTAACGGAACTTATTCTGTTGTTCCAAGAGTTGCTGGAGGTGAAATTACTGCCGAAAAATTAATTGTAATTGGCGAAGTAGCCAAACAATTTGATTTATATACTAAAATTACCGGAGCGCAACGTGTCGATTTATTTGGAGCGCATTTGAGTGACTTGCCAAAAATCTGGAAAATCTTAATCGATAATGGTTTCGAAAGTGGTCACGCTTACGGAAAATCGCTTCGCGCCGTAAAAAGCTGCGTTGGAAATGCCTGGTGTCGTTACGGAATGGATGACAGCGCCGGATTTGCCATCGAACTCGAAAACAGATACAAAGGAATTCGTTCTCCGCACAAACTAAAAGGTGGCGTTTCGGCCTGTATTCGCGAATGCGCCGAAGCCCGGGGAAAAGATTTCGGATTAATCGCTGTTGAAGGCGGCTGGAATTTATACATCGCAGGAAATGGCGGTGCCAACCCAAAACACGCCGTTTTATTGGCTGAAAAAATTGATAAAGAAACTGTTATTAAATATCTCGATCGTTTTTTAATGTATTACATCCGTACTGCCGGTCCGCTAATTAGAACTGCAACCTGGTTGGATAAACTAGATGGAGGTTTAGAATATTTAAAAGAAGTAATCATCGAAGACAGTTTAGGAATCTGCGAAACCCTTGAAGCCGAAATGCAGACTCTGGTAAATACTTTTGAATGCGAATGGAAACAAGTATTAGAAAAACCAAGATTATTAAAACGTTTCAATCACTTTGTAAACTCTGAAGAGAAAGATGACAATGTTGTTTTTGTCCCGTTAAGAGATCAAAAAGCGCCAAAAGCATGGACATAAAGCTTTATACATAATTATTTAAACACATAGAGACATAGCTTTTAAGAGTGAATAAAAAAGGCATTTCACTTAATTTAAACACACATAGCTTTCAAAGATTTTTAATTTTTAATTCTCAATTTTTAATTAAACAATTCAGCTCCAAAAAAAAGAAAAAAATATCACAAAAACGTTTGCTGTCCTCTTACCCTCTTTTTTACTGCGCCATCAAACTCTCTTGATTGTAAAAAGAGGGATAAGAACAGGAACACAAAACTTATCAAAATGGAAGAAATCTTAAATCAATACGAAACAGTTCATCCAAACGATGCAACAATTTGGTTCAAAGCCGGAAAAGTAGAAGATTTCCCTACCAATCGTGGCGGCTGCATCAAATACAAAAACAAACAAATTGCCATTTTCAATTTCGCACGCCGCAACCAATGGTACGCTTGCCAAAACGCCTGTCCGCATAAAATGGAAATGGTTCTCGCAAGAGGAATGACAGGTTCTACAGATGATATCCCAAAAATTGCCTGCCCAATGCACAAGAAGACTTTTTCGCTGGTTGATGGTTCTAACCTAAACGGCGATGATTTTAAAATTGCAACTTATCCAATTAAAGTTATTGAAGATGAAGTATTTGTTGGTTTTGTGGATTAATAAATTTCTGCTCTAAAACAATTTAAACACATAGGAACATAGCTTTTAGAAACCCTAAGAAGGCGTTTCACTTGCATTAACAAACATAGCTATGTGTTAGAAACCAGTTTCTTTCCAATTTTCTTTTTTCTAAAAAGCCAAAAACCTATGTTTCTATGTGTTTAAAAATTAAGCTTTATTAGTTAATTATGTATCTTTGAAATCTATTATCTTACCAACAATGACTACACCTTTTCAAAAAGCAAGCGAGTGGATTGATGCTGAAAACGCACAGGATCCTAATATCGAAATCGATCAAAATACCGAATACCCAAAGGAATTATTATATTCGAACAGAATGTACGAAAGACTGATGCAGTTTGAACCCGAAGCTTCGGAGCAAATTCAGATTGCCTCAAAAGCACAACACATTTGCCGATGGAAAGTCGCGCGCGAATCCTACCCAATGGATCGTGTGGGCTATTTAAGATGG encodes:
- the nirB gene encoding nitrite reductase large subunit NirB, which produces MIRVIVVGNGMVGYKFCEKFIAKSGQEKYQITVFGEEPRRAYDRVHLSEYFGGKTADDLSLSTTEWYLENNITLNTSELITDINRSEKTIHTHLEKTHTYDYLVLATGSSAFVPPIDGVEKEGVFVYRTIEDLDAIMAYAKKIKQKGATEAAVLGGGLLGLEAAKAVRDLGLNPHVVEFAPRLMPRQLDKGASDMLQSKIEELNIGIHLNKATQYIDGETCITGMMFAENELLKVDMLVISAGIKPRDELARVSGLEVGLRGGVVVNNQMQTSDPSIFAIGEVALYNQNIYGLVAPGYEMADVAAEQILNGSKTMRETIDMSTQLKLIGVEVASFGDPFVENNDVTAIIYENKLSGIYKRINVTKDSKTLLGGILVGDSSDYNSLFQIFSNAMALPKNPEDLILGSRDGSEGSSLGSVLDLPDTAVICSCENVTKGAICCSLLDETCSNFSDVVKHTKATSGCGGCKPMVSDLVKAIQKSLGKEVKDVICEHFSYTRQELYDLVKINKYENFYEVIDHHGKGDGCEVCKPVVASIFSSIYNDTANKHVTTQDTNDRFLANIQRNGTYSVVPRVAGGEITAEKLIVIGEVAKQFDLYTKITGAQRVDLFGAHLSDLPKIWKILIDNGFESGHAYGKSLRAVKSCVGNAWCRYGMDDSAGFAIELENRYKGIRSPHKLKGGVSACIRECAEARGKDFGLIAVEGGWNLYIAGNGGANPKHAVLLAEKIDKETVIKYLDRFLMYYIRTAGPLIRTATWLDKLDGGLEYLKEVIIEDSLGICETLEAEMQTLVNTFECEWKQVLEKPRLLKRFNHFVNSEEKDDNVVFVPLRDQKAPKAWT
- a CDS encoding DUF2130 domain-containing protein, translated to MAEQSSIQCPNCGTTIDVNDILKHQLEDSIRKEFQQKANAQAKELELKNEQFEKAKTEFEAKKKQENELFAERLEREKKVAEKEITEKVKTKLDEENKDRLVAMEKELSEKSEKLRELNKMEGEIAKLQREKLEMKDAIEAQAQKQLNETLVLERDKIRKQEEEKNELKIKEYQKQSDDQKKLIEEMKRKQEQGSMQLQGEVMELAIEEWLANNFPLDSIDEIKKGANGADCLQIVNTRELQNCGSIYYESKRTKAFQPAWIEKFKNDIRTKRANIGVLVTEVMPAGMDRMGMRDGIWICTYEEFKGLSAVLRQSLIQISQAVQAQENKGDKMSMLYDFLTSNEFRLQIEGIVEGFTQMQGDLDAEKRAMQRIWKQREKQIEKVVHNTLGMYGSIRGIAGNAVQTVRALELDFIEEDKEDLKELE
- a CDS encoding META domain-containing protein, with protein sequence MKKSLSFLLLLLLIVGCKSTTGKTSDTKSTTSEYGTQEDQMKYYFTGTGNEPFWGIKMGTENIEFTSLISGKEKLTFPATEVIKAMDANIKMYKVTNETSTATITIQQLECQNSMSGAISPYKVSVEIKNNSELTDTKLSGCGNYNTDYRLHDIWVLEELNGFKVFITDFQKELPRIEINSSENKFMGYGGCNAISGSIFYEKDLLRFSKVVATMMACAPGNKEDQFTKALQSTTTYSIGDNRLTLSNPSGKLLVFRKVD
- the nirD gene encoding nitrite reductase small subunit NirD gives rise to the protein MEEILNQYETVHPNDATIWFKAGKVEDFPTNRGGCIKYKNKQIAIFNFARRNQWYACQNACPHKMEMVLARGMTGSTDDIPKIACPMHKKTFSLVDGSNLNGDDFKIATYPIKVIEDEVFVGFVD